From Stenotrophomonas maltophilia, a single genomic window includes:
- the fucP gene encoding L-fucose:H+ symporter permease, producing MPISATPRPSGSSGNAPAVTNGKALAVVTTIFFMWGFLTCLNDILIPHLKAVFELNYAKAMLVQFTFFGTYFLMSLPAGRLVAALGYKKGIVAGLVIAGIGALGFWPAAELRVYGAFLGALFVLASGITVLQVAANPYVALLGPEQTSSSRLTLAQALNSLGTAIAPIFGGMLILSNTVKSADDIAALPAAEQLAYRAAEAQAVQGPYVGLAVALVLLALFVFLFRLPALSDATEQADQGHHHSYLDALRKRHLLLGVLGIFFYVGAEVSIGSFLVNYLSMPNIGGFSEQQATHYVSAYWTMAMIGRFAGSALLARFSPSRLLAIFALVNVGLLVTTMLSSGNVALYSVVAIGLFNSIMFPTIFALSIERLGPLTNKGSSLLIMAIVGGAVVPYLQGVLADHIGVQASFILPLLCYGYIIFYGLVGARTPTSATQGG from the coding sequence ATGCCGATTTCCGCAACGCCCCGTCCATCGGGTTCTTCGGGCAACGCACCCGCCGTCACCAACGGCAAGGCGCTGGCCGTGGTCACCACGATCTTCTTCATGTGGGGCTTCCTGACCTGCCTCAATGACATCCTGATCCCGCACCTGAAGGCGGTGTTCGAGTTGAACTACGCCAAGGCGATGCTGGTGCAGTTCACCTTCTTCGGCACCTATTTCCTGATGTCGCTGCCGGCGGGCCGGTTGGTCGCCGCGCTGGGTTACAAGAAGGGCATCGTGGCCGGCCTGGTGATCGCCGGCATCGGTGCGCTGGGCTTCTGGCCGGCGGCCGAGCTGCGCGTGTATGGCGCCTTCCTCGGCGCGCTGTTCGTGCTGGCCAGCGGCATCACCGTGCTGCAGGTCGCTGCCAATCCTTACGTGGCGCTGCTGGGCCCGGAACAGACCAGCTCCAGCCGCCTGACCCTGGCGCAGGCGCTGAACTCGCTGGGCACGGCCATCGCGCCGATCTTCGGCGGCATGCTGATCCTGTCCAACACGGTGAAGAGTGCCGATGACATCGCGGCACTGCCGGCCGCCGAGCAGCTGGCCTACCGTGCCGCCGAGGCGCAGGCCGTGCAGGGCCCGTACGTGGGCCTGGCGGTGGCGCTGGTGCTGCTGGCGCTGTTCGTGTTCCTGTTCCGACTGCCGGCGTTGAGCGATGCCACCGAGCAGGCCGACCAGGGTCACCACCACAGCTACCTGGATGCGCTGCGCAAGCGCCACCTGCTGCTGGGCGTGCTGGGCATCTTCTTCTACGTGGGTGCCGAAGTGTCGATCGGCAGCTTCCTGGTCAACTACCTGTCGATGCCGAACATCGGCGGCTTCAGCGAGCAGCAGGCCACGCACTACGTGTCGGCCTACTGGACGATGGCGATGATCGGCCGCTTCGCCGGTTCGGCGCTGCTGGCGCGCTTCTCGCCCAGCCGCCTGCTGGCGATCTTCGCGCTGGTCAACGTGGGGCTGCTGGTCACGACCATGCTGAGCTCCGGCAACGTCGCGCTGTATTCGGTGGTGGCGATCGGCCTGTTCAATTCGATCATGTTCCCGACCATCTTCGCACTGAGCATCGAGCGCCTCGGCCCGCTGACCAACAAGGGTTCCAGCCTGCTGATCATGGCCATCGTCGGCGGTGCCGTGGTGCCGTACCTGCAGGGCGTGCTGGCCGACCACATCGGTGTGCAGGCCAGCTTCATCCTGCCGCTGTTGTGCTACGGCTACATCATTTTCTACGGACTGGTCGGCGCGCGTACGCCGACCTCCGCAACGCAGGGAGGCTGA
- a CDS encoding carbohydrate kinase family protein produces the protein MGAIVCFGEILIDLLAQPPASADTPRAFLQYAGGAPANVAVAAARLGAKTQFVGMLGRDMFGDFLADSLVEHGVGTDYIVRTDAAKTALAFVALDASGERSFSFYRPPAADLLFRDSDFQAECLDSAQCFHVCSNSLTEPAIAEATFAGMDRARKAGAVVSLDLNLRPALWPADVDPTPRLWQALERADLVKLSREELDYLAAPLGADGEAAVLRRLLAAQARWVIITDGAATLHWYTRDNHGTVTSFRVATVDTTAAGDAFVGGVLVGLLERGGAGAGFAAFCKDPEAITATLRFGAAVGALAVTRKGAFAAMPSLDEVQQLLQAQDITA, from the coding sequence ATGGGTGCCATCGTTTGCTTCGGCGAAATTTTGATCGATCTACTAGCGCAGCCGCCGGCCTCGGCCGATACCCCGCGCGCGTTCCTGCAGTACGCCGGCGGTGCGCCGGCCAACGTCGCCGTCGCCGCCGCACGGCTGGGTGCGAAGACGCAGTTCGTCGGCATGCTCGGCCGTGACATGTTCGGCGACTTCCTGGCCGACAGCCTGGTCGAGCACGGCGTGGGCACGGATTACATCGTGCGTACCGATGCGGCGAAGACCGCACTGGCCTTCGTTGCCCTCGACGCCAGCGGCGAGCGCAGCTTCAGTTTCTACCGCCCGCCGGCGGCCGACCTGCTGTTCCGTGACAGTGACTTCCAGGCGGAGTGCCTCGACAGCGCACAGTGCTTCCACGTCTGCTCCAACAGCCTGACCGAGCCGGCCATCGCCGAGGCGACCTTCGCCGGCATGGACCGGGCCCGTAAGGCCGGCGCGGTGGTCAGTCTCGATCTGAATCTGCGTCCGGCCCTGTGGCCTGCCGACGTCGATCCGACGCCGCGCCTGTGGCAGGCGCTGGAGCGCGCCGACCTGGTCAAGCTGTCGCGCGAGGAACTGGATTACCTGGCAGCTCCGCTGGGCGCCGATGGCGAGGCGGCGGTGCTGCGGCGTCTGCTGGCTGCGCAGGCACGCTGGGTCATCATCACCGATGGCGCAGCCACGCTGCACTGGTACACCCGCGACAACCACGGCACGGTCACCAGCTTCCGCGTGGCCACCGTCGACACTACCGCGGCCGGTGATGCCTTCGTCGGTGGCGTGCTGGTCGGCCTGCTCGAGCGTGGTGGCGCGGGCGCAGGTTTCGCCGCCTTCTGCAAGGACCCGGAGGCAATCACCGCCACGCTGCGCTTCGGCGCTGCAGTCGGTGCGCTGGCGGTTACCCGCAAGGGCGCGTTTGCCGCGATGCCCTCGCTTGATGAAGTGCAGCAGCTGCTGCAGGCCCAGGACATTACCGCATGA
- a CDS encoding AGE family epimerase/isomerase has product MSTSPDFRSPAFLRAHIADTMAFYHPRCIDPNGGFFHYFRDDGSIYDASHRHLVSSTRFVFNYAMAYREFGNAEYREAVEHGVRYLRKVHRNPATGGYAWTLRDGKVEDDMNHCYGVAFVLLAYSCALKAGIEQAREWMDETWQLLEARFWEPQHGLYKDEADGQWNFTGYRGQNANMHMCEAMLAAFEASGEQRYVERALQLADNMTRRQAAKAGGLVWEHYDVNWEIDWDYNLDDPKHLFRPWGFQPGHQTEWAKLLLILDRHVQADWLLPTAQHLFDVAVARSWDDARGGLYYGFAPESRRQPGMDGAPIGGDSFVCDDDKYFWVQAETLATAALMARRTGDDRYWQWYDRLWAYSWEHFVDHRYGAWFRILDADNRKYSDEKSPAGKVDYHTMGACYEVLNVVR; this is encoded by the coding sequence ATGAGCACCTCGCCCGACTTCCGTTCACCCGCGTTCCTGCGTGCGCACATCGCCGACACGATGGCGTTCTACCACCCGCGCTGCATCGATCCGAACGGTGGCTTCTTCCACTACTTCCGTGACGACGGCAGCATCTACGATGCCAGCCATCGCCACCTGGTGAGCAGCACCCGCTTCGTCTTCAACTACGCGATGGCCTACCGCGAGTTCGGCAATGCCGAATATCGCGAGGCGGTCGAGCACGGCGTGCGCTACCTGCGTAAGGTGCACCGAAACCCGGCCACCGGCGGCTATGCCTGGACCCTGCGCGATGGCAAGGTCGAGGACGACATGAACCACTGCTATGGCGTGGCCTTCGTGCTGCTGGCCTACAGCTGCGCGCTGAAGGCCGGCATCGAGCAGGCCCGCGAGTGGATGGACGAGACCTGGCAGCTGCTGGAAGCGCGTTTCTGGGAGCCGCAGCATGGCCTGTACAAGGACGAAGCTGATGGCCAGTGGAACTTCACCGGCTATCGCGGCCAGAACGCCAACATGCACATGTGCGAGGCGATGCTGGCCGCATTCGAGGCCAGTGGCGAGCAGCGCTACGTCGAGCGTGCCTTGCAGTTGGCCGACAACATGACCCGCCGCCAGGCCGCCAAGGCCGGTGGTCTGGTCTGGGAACACTACGACGTGAACTGGGAGATCGACTGGGACTACAACCTGGACGATCCCAAGCATCTGTTCCGCCCTTGGGGCTTCCAGCCGGGTCATCAGACCGAGTGGGCCAAGCTGCTGCTGATCCTCGATCGCCACGTGCAGGCCGACTGGCTGCTGCCGACCGCGCAGCACCTGTTCGACGTGGCCGTGGCGCGCAGCTGGGACGACGCCCGCGGTGGCCTGTACTACGGCTTCGCACCGGAATCGCGCCGGCAGCCGGGCATGGACGGCGCACCGATCGGTGGCGACAGCTTCGTCTGCGACGACGACAAATACTTCTGGGTGCAGGCCGAGACCCTGGCCACCGCCGCACTGATGGCCAGGCGCACCGGCGATGACCGCTACTGGCAGTGGTACGACCGCCTCTGGGCGTATTCGTGGGAGCACTTCGTCGACCACCGGTACGGTGCCTGGTTCCGCATCCTCGATGCCGACAACCGCAAGTACAGTGACGAGAAAAGCCCGGCCGGCAAGGTGGATTACCACACCATGGGTGCCTGCTACGAAGTGTTGAACGTCGTGCGCTGA
- a CDS encoding beta-mannosidase, translating into MHRLSLVVRLLLLLIAASVFPATAAPLQAQWEFRMLPGDAQGAAHPGLQQWRAAKVPGSVHTDLLAHALIRDPYVGAAEAELQWIGLADWEYRARFDVDTATLAKPNAELRFDGLDTYAEVLLNGKPLLRADNAHRTWRARVEGRLRAKGNELQIVFRSPIRTLLPGVQAMPHKIAGNYPSPYGDEPKDAMVGNFARKPAYHFGWDWGPRYVTAGVWRGVDLQAWDAHRLADLAVRTDALDAQQAKLAVLLQVEQGAVSGSAVVHVEVRDPQGRSVAQVQRTVPLMPGQNTVELPVELTKPRRWWPVGHGAQDRYTVQARLDDGSTAELAREQRIGLRTVELRREQDGKGGQGFAFVINGVPIFAKGANVIPFDAFPARVDAARLRQVLTAARDANMNMLRNWGGGYYEDDAFFDIADELGLLVWQDFMFGGGMQPGYDPAFRASVVAEARDNVRRLRHHPSIVLWCGNNEEETAWKDWGHGRDLKAADPAFAAKVWQGYVDLFGNDLRQVVGEEGLGVPYWSSSPSNDLDEKANDSTRGDKHYWQVWGNPALPVQAYLRETPRFMSEYGLQAWPSVATVDQIATRAEQRIDSPVIRAHQKFMAGEGNSRLLHYIELGYGTPKDFEDFVYLSQVMQADGIALAALHHRASRPYTMGSLYWQLNDVWPGASWSSVDYFGRWKALHFAARRFFAPVTVAALRDEGRTRVGLLNDGAALDARWRLRVMDVDGKVLRRREQAVTLAAAGVTDIGTYSDAELLAGADPKRTVAVFELLQDGRVSARQVVGFVEAKEQQLPRQKLKAALSIEGDHYRLRLESATYVRAAWIDFGALDVQVEDNLLDLLPGETRDIAVRGPVDLAALREALKLKTLNDR; encoded by the coding sequence GTGCATCGCCTTTCCCTCGTTGTCCGTCTGCTCCTGCTGCTGATCGCAGCCTCCGTGTTTCCGGCAACTGCAGCCCCGCTGCAGGCGCAGTGGGAGTTCCGCATGCTGCCTGGCGATGCGCAGGGTGCGGCCCATCCGGGCCTGCAGCAGTGGCGCGCGGCGAAGGTGCCAGGCAGCGTGCACACCGATCTGCTGGCCCATGCGCTGATCCGCGATCCCTACGTCGGTGCAGCCGAGGCCGAGCTGCAATGGATCGGCCTGGCCGACTGGGAATACCGCGCCCGTTTCGACGTGGATACCGCGACGCTTGCCAAGCCCAATGCCGAGCTGCGCTTCGATGGGCTCGATACCTATGCGGAGGTCCTCCTCAACGGCAAACCGCTGCTGCGTGCAGACAATGCACATCGTACCTGGCGCGCGCGCGTGGAGGGCCGGCTGCGGGCCAAGGGCAATGAGCTGCAGATCGTGTTCCGTTCGCCGATCCGCACGCTGCTGCCGGGCGTGCAGGCCATGCCGCACAAGATTGCTGGCAACTATCCGTCGCCCTATGGCGATGAGCCGAAGGACGCGATGGTCGGCAACTTCGCGCGCAAGCCGGCCTATCACTTCGGCTGGGACTGGGGCCCGCGTTATGTCACCGCCGGGGTCTGGCGTGGCGTCGACCTGCAGGCCTGGGATGCACACCGCCTGGCCGATCTGGCCGTGCGTACGGATGCACTGGACGCCCAGCAGGCGAAGCTGGCGGTGCTGCTGCAGGTGGAGCAGGGGGCGGTGTCGGGCTCGGCCGTGGTGCATGTGGAGGTGCGCGATCCGCAGGGCCGCAGCGTGGCCCAGGTGCAACGCACGGTGCCGCTGATGCCCGGCCAGAACACCGTTGAGCTGCCGGTTGAGCTGACCAAGCCGCGGCGCTGGTGGCCGGTGGGTCATGGTGCGCAGGACCGTTACACCGTGCAGGCACGCCTTGACGACGGCAGCACAGCGGAACTGGCGCGCGAGCAGCGCATCGGCCTGCGCACGGTCGAACTGCGCCGCGAGCAAGACGGCAAGGGCGGGCAGGGCTTCGCTTTCGTCATCAATGGCGTGCCGATCTTCGCCAAGGGTGCCAACGTGATCCCGTTCGACGCGTTCCCCGCACGCGTCGATGCGGCGCGACTGCGCCAGGTGTTGACGGCGGCCCGCGATGCCAACATGAACATGTTGCGCAACTGGGGCGGTGGCTACTACGAGGACGATGCGTTCTTCGACATCGCCGATGAACTCGGCCTGCTGGTGTGGCAGGACTTCATGTTCGGCGGTGGCATGCAGCCGGGCTACGATCCGGCGTTCCGTGCCAGCGTGGTGGCCGAAGCACGCGACAACGTGCGCCGCCTGCGGCATCACCCCAGCATCGTGCTGTGGTGTGGCAACAACGAGGAAGAGACCGCCTGGAAGGACTGGGGCCATGGCCGCGACCTGAAGGCGGCCGACCCGGCATTTGCGGCGAAGGTCTGGCAGGGCTATGTCGACCTGTTCGGCAACGACCTGCGCCAGGTGGTCGGCGAGGAAGGGCTGGGCGTACCGTACTGGTCCAGCTCGCCCAGCAATGACCTTGACGAGAAGGCCAACGACTCGACCCGTGGTGACAAGCACTACTGGCAGGTCTGGGGCAATCCGGCATTGCCGGTGCAGGCCTACCTGCGCGAGACCCCACGCTTCATGTCCGAGTACGGACTGCAGGCGTGGCCGTCGGTGGCGACCGTGGACCAGATCGCCACCCGCGCCGAGCAGCGCATCGACAGCCCGGTGATCCGCGCGCACCAGAAATTCATGGCCGGCGAGGGCAACAGCCGCCTGCTGCACTACATCGAGCTGGGCTACGGTACGCCGAAGGACTTCGAGGATTTCGTTTACCTGAGCCAGGTGATGCAGGCCGATGGCATTGCACTGGCGGCACTGCATCATCGCGCCTCGCGGCCGTACACGATGGGTTCGCTGTACTGGCAGCTCAACGATGTCTGGCCGGGGGCTTCGTGGTCCAGCGTGGACTACTTCGGCCGCTGGAAGGCGCTGCATTTCGCCGCGCGGCGCTTCTTCGCGCCGGTCACCGTGGCCGCGCTGCGCGACGAGGGCCGTACGCGGGTGGGGCTGCTCAATGATGGCGCCGCGCTGGATGCGCGCTGGCGGCTGCGGGTAATGGACGTGGACGGCAAGGTGCTGCGCCGTCGCGAGCAGGCGGTGACGCTTGCCGCTGCCGGCGTCACCGACATCGGCACCTACAGCGATGCCGAGCTGCTGGCTGGCGCCGATCCGAAGCGGACGGTCGCGGTGTTCGAGCTGCTGCAGGACGGCAGGGTGAGTGCGCGGCAGGTGGTTGGCTTCGTCGAAGCCAAGGAGCAGCAGTTGCCGCGACAGAAGCTGAAGGCCGCCCTGAGCATCGAGGGCGACCACTATCGCCTGCGGCTGGAGAGCGCGACGTATGTACGGGCGGCGTGGATCGACTTCGGTGCGCTGGACGTGCAGGTCGAAGACAACCTGCTGGACCTGTTGCCGGGGGAAACCCGCGATATCGCCGTACGCGGCCCAGTGGATCTGGCTGCCCTGCGCGAAGCGCTGAAGCTGAAGACCCTCAACGATCGTTGA
- the mtnC gene encoding acireductone synthase — MQPRVILTDIEGTTSSISFVKNVLFPYARKALPAFVAEHGQQPEVRRWLDAVATEIGGACQDSLVAETLQGWIDQDRKHTALKALQGMIWDEGYRRGDYTAHFYPEVAPVLKGWHASGLPLYVYSSGSVPAQKLFFGFSDAGDLSPLVSGWFDTEVGGKREADSYRRIVQSIGVPAGEILFLSDVVEELDAAREAGLQTRLIDRLDDYPLPRTGQAANGHERVENFQQIQL, encoded by the coding sequence ATGCAGCCCCGCGTCATCCTGACCGACATCGAAGGCACCACCAGCAGCATCTCGTTCGTCAAGAACGTGCTGTTCCCCTATGCCCGCAAGGCGTTGCCCGCGTTCGTGGCCGAGCATGGCCAGCAGCCGGAGGTCCGCCGCTGGCTGGATGCGGTGGCCACCGAGATCGGCGGCGCCTGCCAGGACAGCCTGGTGGCCGAGACGCTGCAGGGCTGGATCGACCAGGACCGCAAGCACACTGCGCTGAAGGCGCTGCAGGGCATGATCTGGGACGAAGGCTACCGCCGCGGCGACTACACCGCCCACTTCTACCCGGAGGTGGCGCCGGTGCTGAAGGGCTGGCACGCGTCCGGCCTGCCGCTGTACGTGTACTCCTCCGGCTCGGTACCGGCGCAGAAACTGTTCTTCGGCTTCAGCGATGCCGGTGACCTCAGCCCGCTGGTGTCGGGCTGGTTCGACACCGAGGTGGGCGGCAAGCGTGAGGCCGACAGCTATCGCCGCATCGTGCAGTCGATCGGCGTGCCGGCCGGTGAGATCCTGTTCCTGTCCGACGTGGTCGAAGAACTCGACGCCGCCCGCGAAGCCGGCCTGCAGACCCGTCTGATCGACCGCCTGGACGACTACCCGCTGCCGCGCACCGGCCAGGCCGCCAACGGCCACGAGCGGGTCGAGAACTTCCAGCAGATCCAGCTGTAA
- a CDS encoding 1,2-dihydroxy-3-keto-5-methylthiopentene dioxygenase, with protein sequence MSRLRIYDDTRPESPLLDSQDGAIIAAELQKIGVTFERWQATAPVAPGASQDEVFAAYRADIDRLVAERGFKSVDVASIAPDNPNRAELRKKFLDEHFHKEDEVRFFVAGSGLFTLHVGDKVYEIECVKDDLIAVPDGTTHWFDMGDEPSFVAIRFFTEPDGWVGHFTGTDIAQKFPRYVPTQAS encoded by the coding sequence ATGAGCCGACTGCGCATCTACGACGACACCCGCCCCGAATCGCCGCTGCTGGACAGCCAGGACGGTGCGATCATCGCTGCCGAACTGCAGAAGATCGGCGTCACCTTCGAGCGCTGGCAGGCCACCGCGCCAGTCGCACCGGGCGCCAGCCAGGATGAAGTGTTCGCCGCCTACCGCGCCGACATCGACCGCCTGGTCGCAGAGCGCGGCTTCAAGAGCGTGGACGTGGCCTCGATCGCCCCGGACAACCCGAACCGCGCCGAACTGCGCAAGAAGTTCCTCGACGAGCACTTCCACAAGGAAGACGAGGTGCGCTTCTTCGTGGCCGGCTCGGGCCTGTTCACCCTGCACGTGGGTGACAAGGTCTACGAGATCGAGTGTGTGAAGGATGACCTGATCGCGGTGCCCGATGGCACCACCCACTGGTTCGACATGGGCGACGAGCCGAGCTTCGTGGCGATCCGCTTCTTCACCGAGCCGGATGGCTGGGTCGGTCACTTCACCGGCACCGACATCGCGCAGAAGTTCCCCCGTTACGTACCCACCCAGGCGTCCTGA
- a CDS encoding methylthioribulose 1-phosphate dehydratase, with protein MNAPTFPYDTARLSELAQLLIDNVRELAHAGWTPATSSNFSHRLDDGHAAITVSGKDKGRLIEDDIMVVDFDGKAVGRPLRPSAETLLHTQLYRRFPEIGCVLHTHSPVQTIASRLYAPQGHVHLEGYELLKAFAGNSTHEMAVDVPVFANTQDMNVLSKQVDDLLDRQALWGYLIDGHGLYAWGRDMAEARRHLEAFEFLFHCELELRKLRG; from the coding sequence ATGAACGCCCCCACCTTCCCCTACGACACCGCGCGCCTGAGCGAACTGGCCCAGCTGCTGATCGACAACGTCCGCGAACTGGCCCACGCCGGCTGGACCCCGGCCACCAGCAGCAACTTCTCCCACCGCCTGGATGACGGCCACGCGGCGATCACCGTGTCCGGCAAGGACAAGGGCCGCCTGATCGAGGACGACATCATGGTGGTGGACTTCGACGGCAAGGCCGTCGGCCGCCCGCTGCGCCCGTCCGCCGAAACCCTGCTGCACACCCAGCTGTACCGCCGCTTCCCGGAAATCGGCTGCGTCCTGCACACCCATTCGCCCGTGCAGACCATCGCCTCGCGCCTGTATGCGCCGCAGGGCCATGTGCACCTGGAAGGCTACGAGCTGCTGAAGGCCTTCGCCGGCAACAGCACCCATGAAATGGCCGTGGACGTGCCGGTGTTCGCCAACACCCAGGACATGAATGTGCTCTCGAAACAGGTCGACGACCTGCTGGACCGGCAGGCCCTGTGGGGCTACCTGATCGATGGCCACGGCCTGTACGCCTGGGGCCGCGACATGGCCGAGGCACGCCGCCACCTGGAAGCGTTCGAGTTCCTGTTCCACTGCGAGCTGGAACTGCGCAAGCTGCGCGGCTGA
- a CDS encoding amino acid permease, which yields MFKQLWATKHPHAAHEDANGLSLRRHLGPWGLTALGIGAVIGGGIFVITGQAAANHAGPAIMLSFVLAAICCAFCALAYAEFASMVPVSGSAYTYTYATFGELSAWFIGWMLVLEYGVSASAVAVSWTGYFLSLLSQFDIHLPAALVSAPLDAQLRPTGAIANLPAAALVLLLTWLCYVGISKSSAMNMAMVVLKTGLIVLVIVVGWKYVDTSNWTPFIPANEGPGKYGMEGVLRGAAMVFFAYIGFEAVSVAAQESKNPQRDMPIGMMLSLVICTVLYIAMAAVMTGLVPYQLLGTDEPVVTAVAAHPQLGWLRWVVEVGALVGLSSVVLVMIIGQPRIFMIMGRDGLLPPVFTKIHPKYRTPHINTVITGIGIALLAALFPLDILGELTSMGTLIAFAAVCAGVLILRRTQPDLPRPFRMPMAWLICSLGVLSCLALLSAMTMHNWMLMGVWTFVGFVIYFCYGFKHSRLRGK from the coding sequence ATGTTCAAGCAACTGTGGGCCACCAAGCACCCGCATGCCGCCCATGAAGACGCCAACGGCCTCAGCCTGCGCCGCCACCTCGGCCCCTGGGGGCTGACCGCCCTCGGCATCGGCGCGGTGATCGGCGGCGGCATCTTCGTCATCACCGGCCAGGCCGCCGCCAACCACGCCGGCCCGGCGATCATGCTGTCGTTCGTGCTGGCCGCCATCTGCTGCGCCTTCTGCGCACTGGCCTACGCCGAGTTCGCCTCGATGGTGCCGGTGTCCGGCAGCGCCTACACCTATACCTATGCCACCTTCGGCGAGCTCTCGGCCTGGTTCATCGGCTGGATGCTGGTGCTGGAGTACGGCGTCTCCGCGTCAGCCGTGGCGGTCAGCTGGACCGGCTATTTCCTCAGCCTGCTCAGCCAGTTCGACATCCATCTACCGGCGGCGCTGGTCAGCGCGCCACTCGACGCGCAGCTGCGCCCGACCGGCGCGATCGCCAACCTGCCGGCCGCCGCGCTGGTACTGCTGCTGACCTGGCTGTGCTACGTCGGCATCAGCAAGTCCTCGGCGATGAACATGGCGATGGTCGTGCTCAAGACCGGCCTGATCGTGCTGGTCATCGTGGTCGGCTGGAAGTACGTCGACACCAGCAACTGGACCCCGTTCATCCCCGCCAACGAAGGCCCCGGCAAGTACGGCATGGAAGGCGTGCTGCGTGGCGCGGCGATGGTGTTCTTCGCCTACATCGGCTTCGAGGCGGTGTCGGTGGCGGCGCAGGAATCGAAGAACCCGCAGCGCGACATGCCGATCGGCATGATGCTGTCGCTGGTGATCTGCACCGTGCTGTACATCGCCATGGCCGCCGTGATGACCGGCCTGGTCCCGTACCAGCTGCTGGGCACCGACGAGCCGGTGGTGACCGCGGTGGCCGCGCATCCGCAGCTGGGCTGGCTGCGCTGGGTGGTCGAGGTCGGCGCGCTGGTCGGCCTGTCCTCGGTGGTGCTGGTGATGATCATCGGCCAGCCGCGCATCTTCATGATCATGGGCCGCGATGGCCTGCTGCCGCCGGTGTTCACCAAGATCCATCCGAAGTACCGCACCCCGCACATCAACACCGTGATCACCGGCATCGGCATCGCGCTGCTGGCGGCGCTGTTCCCGCTGGACATCCTGGGTGAGCTGACCTCGATGGGCACGCTGATCGCGTTTGCTGCGGTGTGTGCCGGCGTGCTGATCCTGCGCCGCACCCAGCCGGACCTGCCGCGCCCGTTCCGCATGCCGATGGCGTGGCTGATCTGCAGCCTGGGCGTGCTGAGCTGCCTGGCGCTGCTGTCGGCGATGACGATGCACAACTGGATGCTGATGGGCGTGTGGACGTTCGTCGGCTTCGTGATCTATTTCTGCTACGGCTTCAAGCACAGCCGTCTGCGGGGGAAGTAA